From Anaerolineales bacterium, one genomic window encodes:
- a CDS encoding ATP-binding protein, with translation MTTNLKSLNELIEQASAKRFLDVETAEDKGLAEPLVFPYLSLVGQQDMKIALLLALINPLIGGVLLIGPRGTGKTTAVRSLTDLMPDILRSRCEYGCTPEDVETSGIDSVCPNCAQRYAHGEPLTYTDRVRLFELPLNAGLEDVVGGIDERAAVHQRLRFRRGILARADQNVLYVDEINLLDDDIIDAILDAAAQGTYSVHRGALVATYRARFVLIGSMNPEEGRLRPQILDRFGLRVIVRGLERRSDRLEAYRRTIAFRNNPREVIQEYAEATALFREELELARQRLPDVTLTKSAETLGLKLVQELGVDSLRAEITLFEAARAHAIADGRERANPQDIRTVAPVSLRLRRSQFMQDYISSVSKEEAEIQALLKTKKRSPARKSKKK, from the coding sequence ATGACGACCAATCTAAAATCTCTCAACGAATTAATCGAACAAGCTAGTGCAAAACGGTTTCTCGATGTCGAAACCGCGGAGGATAAGGGGCTGGCGGAGCCGCTTGTCTTTCCATATCTATCCCTCGTGGGACAGCAAGACATGAAAATCGCTTTGCTGCTCGCACTGATCAACCCCCTCATCGGCGGCGTGCTGCTCATCGGACCCAGAGGTACGGGCAAGACAACGGCCGTGCGAAGTTTGACCGATTTGATGCCAGACATCCTACGCAGCCGCTGCGAATATGGATGCACGCCCGAAGACGTCGAGACCAGCGGCATCGACTCGGTTTGTCCGAACTGCGCACAACGCTACGCCCATGGGGAACCGCTGACGTACACGGACCGAGTGCGACTCTTCGAGCTTCCCCTCAATGCCGGCCTGGAGGACGTGGTTGGCGGCATCGACGAACGCGCCGCGGTCCATCAGAGATTACGCTTTCGCCGCGGAATCCTCGCCCGTGCGGACCAGAACGTGCTCTACGTCGATGAAATCAACTTGCTCGATGACGACATCATCGATGCCATACTCGATGCTGCTGCACAAGGCACCTACTCGGTCCATCGCGGCGCACTCGTGGCAACATATCGCGCCCGATTCGTGCTCATCGGTTCGATGAATCCGGAGGAGGGCCGGCTGCGCCCTCAGATTCTCGATCGTTTCGGGCTGCGTGTTATCGTTCGCGGTTTGGAACGCCGCAGCGATCGACTGGAAGCCTATCGACGCACGATCGCATTCCGCAACAATCCGCGAGAAGTGATCCAGGAATACGCAGAGGCCACGGCGTTGTTCCGGGAAGAGCTGGAACTCGCAAGACAGCGTCTTCCGGACGTGACGCTCACGAAATCAGCCGAAACGCTAGGCCTGAAATTGGTCCAGGAATTGGGCGTGGATTCCTTGCGTGCGGAGATTACGCTCTTCGAAGCTGCCAGAGCCCATGCAATCGCGGACGGCAGGGAACGCGCCAATCCGCAGGATATACGCACCGTCGCTCCGGTGAGCCTGCGTCTGCGGCGTTCACAGTTCATGCAAGATTACATCTCCTCCGTCTCCAAGGAAGAAGCAGAGATTCAAGCGCTTTTGAAAACGAAGAAACGATCCCCAGCAAGAAAATCGAAGAAGAAGTAG
- the acpP gene encoding acyl carrier protein, with protein sequence MSDTFEDVKAIIVELLGIDESKVKKESRFREDLEADSLDLVELIMAFEEKFGGEISDEDAQKITTVGEAVDYIEAKLK encoded by the coding sequence ATGTCCGACACTTTCGAAGATGTAAAAGCAATTATTGTAGAGTTACTCGGAATCGATGAATCCAAGGTAAAGAAGGAATCGAGATTTCGTGAAGATCTCGAAGCAGACTCACTCGATCTCGTCGAATTGATCATGGCGTTCGAGGAAAAATTCGGCGGCGAGATTTCTGATGAGGATGCGCAGAAGATCACGACTGTCGGCGAGGCTGTGGATTACATCGAAGCCAAGCTGAAATAA
- the fni gene encoding type 2 isopentenyl-diphosphate Delta-isomerase translates to MTKVTPTSDRKKDHIRINLEQDTRSGLTTNLENYHFKHNAVPELNLEEIATSTTFLGKPLTCPLLISSMTGGTPRAAEINTALAEAAQKNGIAIGLGSQRAAIEDPELADTYRIRETAPDIVILANLGAVQLNYGYGIDACRRAVEMVEADALILHLNALQEALQPNGDTRFAGLLKRIEEICRNLEVPVIAKEVGWGISAEAARQLVDAGVHAIDVAGAGGTSWSQVELHRAETKAQETQAAIFRTWGIPTAEAVIQVHEALPAVPLIASGGLRSGIDIAKCVAIGADLCGIAGPFLKAATQSAERVSELILQYANELRVCMFAAGAANLHALQDKILRIES, encoded by the coding sequence ATGACCAAAGTTACGCCGACATCGGACCGTAAAAAAGACCACATCCGCATCAACCTCGAACAGGATACGAGATCGGGTCTGACTACGAATCTGGAAAACTACCACTTCAAACACAACGCCGTCCCCGAGTTGAATCTCGAAGAGATCGCCACTTCGACGACGTTTCTCGGAAAGCCTCTGACCTGCCCGCTGCTGATTTCGTCCATGACCGGCGGAACACCACGGGCAGCCGAGATCAACACCGCGCTCGCCGAAGCGGCGCAAAAAAATGGTATCGCCATCGGCCTGGGATCGCAGCGCGCCGCGATCGAAGATCCCGAACTCGCGGACACCTATCGTATTAGAGAAACTGCACCGGACATCGTCATCCTGGCCAACCTCGGCGCAGTGCAGCTCAATTATGGCTACGGAATCGATGCCTGTCGCCGAGCTGTCGAGATGGTGGAAGCCGACGCATTGATCCTGCACCTCAACGCGTTGCAAGAGGCCCTGCAGCCGAATGGCGACACCCGTTTTGCCGGATTGTTGAAGCGCATCGAAGAAATCTGCCGGAATCTCGAAGTTCCCGTCATCGCCAAAGAAGTCGGCTGGGGGATCTCCGCCGAGGCGGCCAGGCAGCTCGTCGACGCCGGCGTCCACGCCATCGATGTTGCGGGAGCCGGAGGAACATCCTGGTCTCAAGTGGAGCTGCACCGCGCCGAGACGAAAGCGCAAGAAACACAGGCGGCAATATTCAGGACGTGGGGAATTCCGACCGCCGAAGCCGTCATCCAGGTCCATGAAGCGCTGCCCGCTGTGCCCTTGATTGCCTCGGGAGGCTTACGTTCGGGTATCGATATTGCCAAATGCGTCGCAATCGGTGCGGATCTTTGTGGTATCGCAGGGCCATTTCTAAAAGCCGCCACTCAATCGGCCGAACGTGTATCCGAACTTATCCTGCAGTATGCCAACGAACTGCGAGTCTGCATGTTTGCGGCGGGCGCAGCAAACCTGCATGCCCTTCAGGATAAAATCCTGCGGATCGAGTCATGA
- a CDS encoding polyprenyl synthetase family protein, which translates to MKSAYAALQEQILAAIEEDLQRSVASLDTPNYAEMHRMISYHMGWLDAPHARGKRVRPLLTLLSCASVEGIWQTALPAASAIELLHNFSLIHDDIEDQSEMRRGRPTLWSKWGTAQAINTGDAVFTLAHLSMLRLSEKATSSDLIQDLMLQFDRACLSLTQGQHLDIGFETRSTVSSSEYLTMIEGKTAALLAASTAIGARIGEAEEQRVTHFGQFGRHLGLAFQILDDVLGIWGEPARTGKSHEDDIRSRKKTLPVLFAMEASSAVAEMWNQSNELDRTGDIVDALEKVGAREYSYTQAREHTRLALAALDAASPTGPPAEALRNLTHELLSRDQ; encoded by the coding sequence ATGAAATCGGCTTACGCTGCCCTTCAAGAACAGATTCTGGCTGCAATCGAGGAAGATTTGCAGCGATCTGTCGCCTCCCTCGACACTCCGAATTACGCCGAGATGCACCGTATGATCTCCTATCACATGGGATGGTTGGACGCACCCCATGCTCGAGGAAAACGCGTGCGCCCACTGTTGACTTTACTATCCTGCGCAAGCGTGGAGGGGATCTGGCAGACAGCTCTTCCGGCCGCATCAGCAATCGAGCTGCTGCACAACTTCTCTTTGATCCACGATGACATCGAAGACCAAAGTGAGATGCGTCGAGGGCGCCCAACGCTGTGGTCGAAATGGGGGACAGCACAAGCGATAAACACTGGTGATGCGGTATTCACACTCGCGCATCTTTCAATGCTGCGCTTGAGCGAGAAAGCCACCTCGAGTGATCTCATTCAGGATCTCATGTTGCAGTTCGACCGTGCGTGCTTGTCGTTGACGCAGGGTCAACATCTCGACATTGGATTCGAGACTCGATCCACAGTGAGCAGCAGCGAGTACCTGACCATGATCGAGGGGAAAACGGCTGCGTTATTGGCCGCCTCCACCGCCATCGGTGCACGTATCGGGGAAGCGGAAGAACAACGCGTAACCCATTTTGGTCAATTCGGCCGGCATCTGGGATTGGCGTTTCAAATTCTCGACGACGTTCTGGGAATCTGGGGAGAACCGGCACGCACCGGCAAGTCTCATGAAGACGATATCCGCTCCCGGAAAAAGACCTTGCCGGTCCTATTCGCCATGGAAGCCTCATCTGCTGTCGCCGAAATGTGGAATCAGAGCAATGAACTGGATCGCACCGGGGACATCGTGGATGCGCTAGAAAAAGTCGGAGCGCGTGAATATTCGTACACGCAAGCAAGAGAGCACACCCGCCTTGCGCTTGCCGCGCTCGATGCCGCCTCACCCACCGGGCCGCCGGCTGAGGCGTTGCGAAATCTGACCCACGAATTATTATCACGCGACCAGTGA
- a CDS encoding serine/threonine-protein kinase, with protein sequence MRKSTKALEGQTEHLERIQPGTTLQDRYLILGLLGAGGMSNVYKGRDLHFPNVQKLVAIKEMTSMVSDQTMHEMIVTNFEREADLLATLSHPAIPRIYDYFIHNNSLYLVMEFIDGLDLEALLAESEEFLSEQQVVEWAIELCDVLSYLHNHQPEPVVFRDMKPSNIMIDQHSHIRLIDFGIARVFQPGQKGTMIGTEGYSPPEQYRGEASPPGDIYALGATLHHLLTRRDPRIEPPFSFAERPIREINADVSPELEAVINASLAYDPKNRYPSAEKMKQALMGVVQETGILVKPRTAAIVSTGDSVEPVWTFECEDEIRGTPLIHDGTVYIGCYDNNLYALNAETGEFLWKYATEGGITGKPAIEADMIFIGSEDNRLHAISADHGKLIWMYYADGPIRSSPVVSDGHVFFGADDSRIHVVNMITGRRAWRENTSGPIWSSPAVHDERVYFGCESGDFYCYDFRGEQKWRKKIKRAVTSSPVIANGMVYFGSKDWTLYALEIENGWQVWRFRMGGPTISSPAYADGKIFIGCGDNNIYAILAKHAREAWRFATEHQVTGSPIAYEDSIYCGSVDGSLYCLEFRSGRLRWRFDTGGAITGTPAISNNKVYIGSTDHKIYSLLIV encoded by the coding sequence ATGCGGAAAAGTACGAAAGCGCTCGAAGGACAAACCGAGCATCTTGAACGCATCCAGCCCGGTACGACTCTTCAAGATCGCTATTTGATTCTTGGATTGCTCGGCGCGGGCGGTATGAGCAACGTCTATAAAGGTCGAGATCTTCATTTTCCGAACGTCCAAAAGCTGGTGGCCATCAAAGAAATGACCAGCATGGTCTCTGACCAGACCATGCATGAGATGATCGTCACGAACTTCGAACGAGAAGCGGATCTCCTGGCCACGCTTTCGCACCCTGCAATTCCCCGAATTTACGACTACTTCATCCATAACAACAGCCTATACCTGGTGATGGAGTTCATCGACGGCCTGGATCTGGAAGCCTTACTCGCCGAGAGTGAGGAATTTTTATCGGAACAACAAGTTGTCGAATGGGCCATCGAACTGTGTGATGTGCTGAGCTACCTGCACAACCATCAACCGGAACCTGTCGTATTTCGCGACATGAAACCATCCAACATCATGATCGACCAGCATAGTCACATCCGGCTGATCGATTTCGGCATTGCCAGAGTGTTTCAACCCGGTCAGAAAGGAACCATGATCGGGACCGAAGGATATTCACCGCCCGAGCAATATCGTGGTGAAGCCTCGCCGCCTGGTGACATCTATGCGCTGGGCGCCACACTTCATCATCTGTTGACCAGGCGTGATCCGCGCATCGAACCTCCGTTTTCATTTGCAGAACGGCCCATCCGCGAGATCAACGCAGACGTGTCGCCCGAGCTCGAAGCCGTGATCAATGCCTCCCTTGCCTACGATCCCAAGAACCGTTATCCCAGTGCGGAAAAGATGAAACAGGCGCTGATGGGGGTCGTACAAGAAACCGGTATTCTGGTGAAACCCCGCACGGCTGCTATCGTCAGTACGGGAGATTCTGTAGAACCGGTCTGGACCTTCGAATGCGAGGATGAAATCCGCGGTACGCCCCTCATCCATGACGGCACGGTGTACATCGGCTGTTACGACAACAATTTATATGCGCTGAACGCTGAAACCGGAGAATTCCTCTGGAAGTACGCCACCGAGGGAGGCATCACCGGAAAACCGGCCATCGAAGCAGATATGATCTTCATCGGTTCAGAAGACAATCGCTTACACGCAATATCTGCGGACCACGGTAAACTCATTTGGATGTACTACGCCGACGGCCCCATCCGCTCATCCCCCGTCGTATCGGATGGCCACGTATTCTTCGGTGCAGATGACAGCCGCATACACGTGGTCAACATGATTACCGGGCGGAGAGCGTGGAGAGAGAACACAAGCGGACCCATTTGGTCCTCTCCCGCCGTACACGATGAGCGTGTGTACTTTGGATGTGAAAGTGGTGATTTTTACTGCTACGATTTTCGCGGTGAGCAGAAATGGCGCAAGAAAATTAAACGAGCGGTGACCTCATCGCCGGTGATTGCCAACGGAATGGTCTATTTCGGGTCGAAAGACTGGACGCTCTACGCGCTCGAAATCGAAAACGGTTGGCAGGTATGGCGCTTCAGGATGGGCGGACCTACGATTTCGTCCCCCGCCTACGCTGACGGGAAGATTTTCATCGGCTGCGGCGATAACAACATCTACGCCATTCTGGCCAAACATGCTCGAGAGGCATGGCGTTTTGCAACGGAGCACCAGGTGACGGGATCTCCGATCGCGTATGAAGATTCGATCTACTGTGGTTCTGTGGATGGCTCACTTTACTGCCTGGAATTTCGTTCCGGACGTTTGCGCTGGCGTTTCGATACCGGCGGTGCGATAACGGGTACCCCGGCCATTTCGAACAACAAGGTTTACATCGGATCGACCGATCATAAAATTTACTCATTGTTAATTGTGTAA
- a CDS encoding Stp1/IreP family PP2C-type Ser/Thr phosphatase: MTCEQSIQVGTGHSTGVVRSHNEDALFVLTGNAFGDDPLDGFGLFLVADGMGGHRAGEVASAVSVRTVARRLTEDTIIDLLAQEPQNDADSIQDILRLALQDANQAVVNKVPGGGTTLTAALVLDGQMVIGHVGDSRAYVIENDSMKAITRDHSLVERLRELGQLTEEEAAVHPQRNVLYRAIGQGANLEIDTLTHPVPKGGFLLLCSDGLWGEVSEDVIYRIISGSNHPQEACEALVRAANAAGGPDNITAVLVQFPKG; this comes from the coding sequence TTGACCTGCGAGCAATCTATTCAAGTCGGTACGGGTCATTCCACGGGTGTCGTTCGTTCACACAACGAAGATGCACTCTTCGTCTTGACGGGGAATGCATTCGGCGATGATCCGCTCGATGGATTCGGCCTGTTTCTTGTCGCAGACGGCATGGGAGGTCATCGCGCGGGAGAAGTGGCCAGTGCTGTATCCGTGCGAACCGTCGCCAGAAGATTGACAGAAGACACGATCATCGATTTACTGGCACAAGAACCTCAAAACGACGCCGATTCCATCCAGGACATCCTGCGCCTTGCACTTCAGGATGCAAATCAGGCCGTTGTAAACAAAGTGCCCGGCGGCGGTACGACGCTGACGGCGGCACTCGTCCTCGATGGCCAGATGGTTATCGGTCACGTCGGCGACAGTCGAGCCTACGTCATCGAAAACGATTCGATGAAAGCGATCACACGTGATCATTCGCTCGTAGAGCGTTTGCGGGAACTTGGACAACTCACGGAAGAGGAAGCGGCCGTTCATCCGCAGCGCAACGTACTCTACCGTGCGATCGGCCAGGGCGCAAACCTCGAAATCGATACATTGACTCATCCCGTTCCAAAGGGCGGTTTTTTGCTCCTCTGCTCGGATGGCTTGTGGGGCGAAGTCTCCGAGGATGTGATCTATCGCATCATTTCCGGCTCCAACCATCCGCAAGAGGCCTGTGAAGCCTTGGTCAGAGCCGCGAATGCCGCAGGCGGGCCGGACAACATCACGGCGGTATTGGTGCAGTTTCCAAAGGGGTAA
- a CDS encoding VWA domain-containing protein: MSGESDYYSILGVPRNATLTQIKHAYRQAASRLHPDKNVAPGETELFLDVSRAYEVLCDADKRAAYDEELQSMEEELAEDSVFRCSITHSRSQILRLDEPQVHYVLMDIEATTDLPASRPPVNMAIVVDQSTSMRGQRLDRVRAATLSILDDMQPEDDVSVISFSDRAEVIISPEQAKDIKTARARLSLLQAGGGTEIAQGMEAGLAEIENNLRKEAVNQMVLLTDGRTYGDEDQCIALATKASAQGISINCIGIGSDWSDRLLDDVATRSGGSVVFLNSPKAVQELLEEIFTSLGMVVASRMRIEGSIGQQVDLRSAFRIQPNPMPLGDVLPMSLGHLMRDSQIRVILELVVHPIGDVQTLLLTHTKITGDILSGESETASLPVNLQIPVSRDPDLEPPPDTIVDALNLIALYRMQEMARHESELGQSVQAAKRLENLATHLIASGERDLAKAALSEAVRLSRTERLSSEGEKTLKYGTRALLLPPSEKMRQ; encoded by the coding sequence GTGTCTGGTGAGAGCGATTATTACTCAATCCTCGGGGTTCCGAGAAACGCGACGCTAACCCAAATCAAGCATGCGTATCGCCAAGCGGCATCCCGTCTCCACCCGGACAAGAATGTCGCACCGGGTGAAACGGAGCTTTTCCTCGACGTCAGCCGCGCTTACGAAGTTCTATGCGACGCGGACAAAAGAGCGGCGTACGATGAAGAGCTGCAAAGCATGGAAGAAGAACTCGCCGAGGATTCGGTTTTCCGCTGCAGCATAACCCACAGCCGCTCTCAGATTCTGCGATTGGACGAACCCCAGGTACATTACGTTTTGATGGACATCGAAGCCACAACCGATCTACCGGCCTCTCGTCCGCCGGTAAACATGGCCATCGTTGTCGACCAATCCACATCGATGCGGGGACAACGTTTGGATCGTGTTCGCGCAGCGACTCTCAGCATCCTGGATGACATGCAGCCTGAAGACGATGTTTCCGTCATTTCGTTCAGCGATCGCGCCGAAGTCATCATATCCCCGGAACAAGCAAAGGACATCAAAACCGCACGTGCCCGCCTCAGTCTCCTGCAGGCAGGAGGCGGTACGGAAATCGCCCAGGGTATGGAAGCGGGTCTGGCAGAAATCGAAAACAACCTGCGTAAAGAAGCCGTAAATCAGATGGTGCTGCTCACCGATGGCCGTACGTACGGCGACGAAGATCAATGCATCGCACTGGCGACGAAGGCGTCTGCGCAAGGGATTTCGATCAATTGCATCGGGATCGGGTCTGACTGGAGCGACCGCCTGTTGGATGATGTGGCAACTCGCAGCGGAGGCAGCGTCGTATTTCTCAACTCCCCCAAGGCCGTTCAGGAGCTGCTCGAAGAGATTTTCACTTCCCTCGGCATGGTCGTTGCCAGTCGTATGCGTATCGAGGGATCGATCGGACAACAGGTCGATCTGCGCTCAGCCTTTCGCATCCAGCCTAATCCCATGCCGCTGGGCGACGTTCTACCGATGTCCTTGGGACACCTCATGCGGGATTCTCAAATCCGCGTGATCCTAGAATTGGTCGTCCATCCGATCGGAGACGTGCAAACGCTGCTGCTTACCCACACCAAAATCACCGGAGACATTCTCTCCGGTGAATCGGAAACGGCCTCACTTCCCGTGAACCTGCAGATTCCTGTGTCCCGAGATCCTGACCTGGAACCCCCTCCCGACACGATCGTGGATGCACTGAATTTGATCGCCCTGTATCGCATGCAGGAAATGGCACGCCACGAATCTGAATTGGGCCAATCGGTGCAGGCTGCTAAGCGGTTGGAAAACCTGGCCACCCACCTGATCGCCTCGGGTGAACGGGATTTGGCGAAAGCGGCTCTCAGTGAAGCCGTGCGACTTTCCCGTACCGAACGATTGTCAAGCGAGGGCGAGAAAACCTTGAAGTACGGCACCCGAGCCTTGCTTTTACCGCCTTCCGAGAAGATGAGGCAATGA
- a CDS encoding FHA domain-containing protein, whose protein sequence is MGLRVLSTGDVVSLLGRSNYTLGRSIKEQAVVPDIDLANYEAYEYGVSRLHAEMKIETDGVYVIDLESANGTLINGQRLESLKPSPLLHGDVLQLGRMQLQLISRYHR, encoded by the coding sequence ATGGGATTACGGGTTCTATCCACTGGCGACGTCGTTTCACTTCTGGGGAGATCCAATTACACACTCGGTCGATCCATAAAAGAGCAGGCTGTCGTCCCCGATATCGATCTGGCGAATTACGAGGCATACGAATACGGCGTGTCCCGCTTGCATGCAGAGATGAAAATCGAAACAGACGGCGTGTACGTCATCGATCTCGAAAGCGCAAACGGCACCTTGATCAACGGACAACGATTGGAATCGCTAAAACCTTCTCCCTTGCTCCACGGAGACGTTCTCCAACTCGGTCGGATGCAGCTGCAACTCATTTCAAGGTACCACAGATAG
- a CDS encoding response regulator transcription factor, giving the protein MTHDPSGRRRILVVDDEPRMIQVIRMNLEHDGFEVFEAPSGTKALEKLRDQIPDLIILDVMMPDLDGFETLRLIREISTVPVIMLTAKGEEDDRVRGLELGADDYITKPFSPRELVSRVRAVLRRTEMPSTPTHEVIQVDDRLKLDFDRREVWVDGKLVNLRPTEYRLLYHLVQNAGWVVPHEQLLAKVWGYEYRDETHYLRLYINYLRKKLEKDPSNPKYILTERSVGYRFVDYKRNKK; this is encoded by the coding sequence ATGACTCATGATCCCTCCGGACGTCGGCGAATCCTGGTCGTCGATGATGAGCCTCGGATGATTCAGGTCATTCGTATGAATCTCGAGCACGATGGCTTCGAGGTATTTGAGGCTCCATCCGGCACGAAGGCGCTCGAGAAATTGCGCGATCAAATCCCTGACCTCATCATCCTGGACGTGATGATGCCGGATCTGGATGGTTTCGAAACCTTGCGTTTGATTCGTGAAATATCCACAGTCCCCGTCATCATGCTGACAGCGAAAGGAGAAGAGGACGATCGCGTGCGCGGTCTCGAATTGGGCGCAGATGATTACATCACCAAGCCCTTCAGTCCTCGCGAGTTGGTCAGCCGGGTTCGCGCTGTGCTGCGTCGAACCGAAATGCCCAGCACGCCGACGCATGAGGTCATCCAGGTCGACGACCGCCTGAAACTGGATTTCGACCGGCGGGAAGTGTGGGTGGATGGAAAACTCGTTAATCTCAGGCCGACCGAATATCGGTTGCTTTACCATCTGGTACAAAATGCAGGCTGGGTTGTCCCCCACGAGCAACTCCTCGCCAAAGTGTGGGGCTACGAGTACCGGGATGAGACTCATTACCTTCGCCTGTATATCAACTATTTACGCAAGAAGCTGGAAAAAGATCCCTCGAATCCAAAATACATCCTCACCGAACGCAGCGTTGGATACCGCTTTGTAGATTACAAGAGAAATAAGAAATAA
- a CDS encoding response regulator transcription factor gives MTRQRILVVDDHEVVRLGLRALLDKHPNFEVVAEAATAREAIEKTESYEPDVVVMDIRLKGGSGIEACQEIIASSPDTKVIMLTSYAEDEMLFSAIRAGAAGYVLKQIGGDDLVRAIEAVGRGEALLDPTVTQRVFQEVRKAAREEEASAFAELTQQEMHVLQLVSEGRTNRQIAEMLYLGEGTVRNYVSSILSKLNVRNRAEAAAYAVEHNLKDYL, from the coding sequence GTGACGCGTCAAAGAATACTCGTTGTTGATGATCATGAAGTGGTTCGACTCGGGCTGCGTGCACTGCTCGATAAACATCCGAATTTCGAGGTCGTCGCAGAAGCCGCGACGGCCCGTGAGGCGATCGAAAAGACCGAATCTTACGAACCAGATGTGGTCGTAATGGACATCCGCCTGAAAGGCGGTTCCGGGATCGAAGCGTGCCAGGAAATCATCGCCTCCTCCCCGGACACCAAAGTCATCATGCTGACATCGTACGCCGAAGATGAGATGTTGTTTTCCGCCATCCGCGCCGGAGCGGCCGGATATGTCCTCAAACAGATCGGTGGAGACGACCTCGTGCGGGCGATTGAAGCGGTAGGCCGTGGAGAGGCGCTGCTGGATCCCACCGTTACCCAAAGGGTCTTTCAAGAAGTTCGAAAAGCAGCACGTGAAGAAGAAGCTTCCGCGTTCGCCGAGTTGACCCAGCAGGAGATGCACGTTTTGCAGCTCGTATCAGAAGGGCGTACAAATCGCCAGATCGCTGAAATGCTATACCTGGGGGAAGGAACGGTTCGCAATTACGTCAGCAGCATCCTATCCAAGCTGAACGTGCGCAACCGGGCGGAAGCCGCTGCGTACGCCGTAGAACACAATCTGAAAGATTATCTCTGA
- a CDS encoding DUF971 domain-containing protein, protein MGSKPISIIVRRSEAVLVIEWDDGQRAAYPLAGLRAACPCAECRLKREEDDAAASPFSLELPLPPDASADLRSVEKVGNYALRLIWDDGHAYGIYSWDYLKALSPGVPAEDKRR, encoded by the coding sequence ATGGGATCTAAACCAATAAGTATCATCGTGCGGCGCTCCGAAGCCGTACTTGTTATCGAGTGGGATGATGGGCAGCGGGCGGCGTATCCGCTCGCGGGTTTAAGGGCAGCATGCCCGTGTGCCGAGTGTCGATTGAAGCGCGAAGAGGATGATGCCGCGGCTTCGCCGTTTTCTCTCGAGTTGCCGCTTCCACCCGATGCGTCGGCGGACCTTCGCAGCGTCGAGAAGGTGGGCAATTACGCCCTTCGTTTGATCTGGGATGATGGGCATGCGTATGGGATCTACTCGTGGGACTACCTGAAGGCTTTATCTCCCGGTGTACCGGCAGAGGATAAACGGCGATGA